Proteins from one Kineosporiaceae bacterium genomic window:
- a CDS encoding type II secretion system F family protein produces the protein MIAAQAVTAGLLMGMAVLAASPGARGVPSVLEGPGRAGPARFRARGALTRWAGTRFAGRQVLVGGADIAVLADRVAALSRAGMTAEQVWRILADRDERADGADGLAVIARSVVTTSALGGSTAEGLRLAGDRLVGQGVADPGAGQALSWLAAACAVSQTSGAPLARVLDGLAVAVRAELQAARERDAALAGPRATATVLSWLPLAGLGLGALTGVDTVSVLLTTSPGRLCLVIGGGLWWAGRRWATRLVRRAEAADGRT, from the coding sequence GTGATCGCGGCGCAGGCGGTGACGGCTGGGCTGCTGATGGGGATGGCCGTGCTCGCCGCCTCGCCCGGCGCGCGAGGCGTCCCCTCGGTCCTCGAAGGCCCCGGGCGAGCCGGACCGGCCCGGTTCCGGGCCCGCGGCGCACTCACCCGGTGGGCAGGAACCCGGTTCGCGGGTCGGCAGGTTCTCGTCGGCGGGGCCGACATCGCGGTGCTCGCCGACCGGGTGGCGGCGCTGTCTCGGGCCGGGATGACAGCCGAGCAGGTCTGGCGGATCCTGGCCGACCGCGACGAGCGTGCCGACGGTGCCGACGGTCTCGCGGTCATTGCTCGCTCGGTGGTGACGACGTCCGCTCTCGGCGGGAGCACCGCCGAGGGCCTGCGCCTGGCCGGTGACCGGTTGGTCGGCCAGGGGGTGGCAGATCCGGGCGCCGGGCAGGCCCTGAGCTGGTTGGCGGCAGCCTGTGCCGTCTCTCAGACGAGCGGGGCACCGTTGGCCCGGGTCCTCGACGGTCTCGCGGTGGCGGTGCGCGCCGAGCTGCAGGCCGCGCGTGAGCGTGACGCGGCGCTGGCGGGGCCGCGGGCCACGGCGACGGTACTCAGCTGGCTTCCACTGGCCGGGCTCGGATTGGGGGCGTTGACCGGGGTGGACACGGTCTCGGTGCTGCTGACGACGAGTCCCGGACGACTGTGTCTGGTGATCGGCGGTGGCCTGTGGTGGGCCGGGCGGCGGTGGGCAACTCGACTGGTACGCCGGGCCGAGGCGGCGGACGGCCGGACGTGA
- a CDS encoding DUF1998 domain-containing protein, whose amino-acid sequence MSAPRLPAYPRLADGRGERVLHAHTIPARPGEHSPWPTWADPVVVQAFGRCGVDRPWRHQTLAAEAAWRGHHVALATGTASGKSLVYQLAALSAARGSTSGYVGGSGPRRPDGGSGRATGWGSGRAAGTLYLAPTKALAADQLASLEALGVPGVRAATYDGDTPLDQRRWIRDHVEIVLTNPDLLHHGLLPSHPRWASFLRSLQFVVVDEAHHYRGVFGAHVAATLRRLRRVARHYGADPVFLTASATAADPERTAADLTGLDAGQFEVVTRDHSPRGATTFLLWEPPLLPGGGEHGAPTRRSAILETAELVTDLVAAGVATLAFIPSRRGVETVAATSRRLLAEVDPELPSRVAAYRGGYLPEERRALEADLRAGRLVALAATNALELGIDISGLDAVVICGWPGRRASLWQQAGRAGRDGGEALAVLVARDDPLDTYLVHHPEAIFGRSVEATVLDPSNPYVLAPHLCAAAAELPLREVDVDLFGEHTASVLDALTVRGALRRRPTGWFWTRSEPASRLADLRGTGGDPIRIVQPSTGRMLGSVDAGAAHHTVHPGAVYVHQGESWVVNDLDLDDGLALVEPTGDEIFTQAREITDVRLLDVRRSRRWGRVQLATGTVEVTSQVVSYLRRTVVDGRVIAEQPLDLPPRTLRTTAVWWTVPAELLAEHGVGATRVPGAAHAAEHAAIGMLPLVATCDRWDIGGVSTALHADTGEPTIVVYDGHPGGAGFSERGFSAAATWLTATVTVIRDCECESGCPSCVQSPKCGNGNEPLDKDGAVRLLNAVLAEAEPDA is encoded by the coding sequence ATGAGCGCCCCGCGGCTGCCGGCGTACCCGAGACTCGCCGACGGCCGAGGCGAACGGGTGCTGCACGCTCACACCATCCCGGCCCGGCCCGGCGAGCACTCCCCCTGGCCGACCTGGGCCGACCCGGTGGTGGTGCAGGCCTTCGGCCGGTGCGGCGTCGACCGGCCGTGGCGGCACCAGACGCTCGCCGCCGAGGCCGCCTGGCGCGGGCACCACGTGGCCCTGGCGACGGGCACTGCCTCGGGGAAGTCCCTGGTCTACCAATTGGCCGCCCTGTCCGCGGCTCGGGGCTCGACCTCGGGGTACGTCGGCGGCTCGGGGCCACGGCGTCCGGACGGCGGGAGCGGTCGTGCCACCGGCTGGGGCTCCGGCCGGGCCGCGGGCACCTTGTACCTGGCTCCCACCAAGGCGCTGGCCGCCGATCAGCTCGCCTCACTCGAGGCGTTGGGGGTGCCGGGGGTCCGAGCGGCCACCTACGACGGGGACACCCCACTCGATCAGCGCCGTTGGATCCGCGACCATGTCGAGATCGTCCTGACCAACCCGGACCTGCTGCATCACGGTCTGCTGCCGAGTCACCCACGGTGGGCCTCGTTCCTGCGCAGCCTGCAGTTCGTGGTGGTGGACGAGGCGCACCACTATCGCGGGGTGTTCGGCGCTCACGTGGCCGCGACCCTGCGGCGGCTCCGGCGGGTCGCGCGGCACTACGGCGCCGACCCGGTGTTCCTCACCGCCTCGGCCACCGCGGCCGACCCCGAACGCACCGCCGCCGACCTCACCGGCCTGGACGCCGGACAGTTCGAGGTCGTCACGCGAGACCACTCCCCGCGGGGGGCCACCACGTTCCTGCTGTGGGAACCGCCGCTGCTGCCCGGCGGTGGTGAGCACGGCGCTCCCACCCGGCGCAGCGCGATCCTGGAGACGGCCGAGCTGGTGACCGACCTGGTGGCAGCCGGCGTGGCCACCCTCGCCTTCATCCCCTCGCGACGTGGTGTCGAGACCGTCGCCGCCACCTCCCGGCGATTGCTGGCCGAGGTCGACCCGGAGTTGCCCTCGCGGGTGGCGGCCTACCGCGGTGGGTATCTGCCCGAGGAGCGGCGTGCCCTCGAGGCGGATCTGCGGGCGGGACGACTGGTGGCCCTGGCCGCCACGAATGCCCTCGAACTGGGCATCGACATCTCCGGCCTGGACGCGGTGGTGATCTGCGGCTGGCCCGGACGACGAGCCTCGCTGTGGCAGCAGGCGGGCCGGGCCGGGCGCGACGGCGGCGAGGCCCTGGCGGTGCTCGTCGCGCGCGACGATCCGTTGGACACCTACCTGGTGCATCACCCCGAGGCCATCTTCGGGCGGTCCGTCGAGGCCACGGTGCTCGACCCGTCCAATCCGTATGTCCTCGCCCCGCACCTGTGTGCCGCCGCTGCCGAACTGCCGCTGCGCGAGGTGGACGTCGACCTGTTCGGTGAGCACACGGCGTCCGTGCTCGACGCACTCACCGTGCGGGGCGCACTGCGACGCCGCCCGACCGGCTGGTTCTGGACCCGATCGGAACCGGCGAGCCGACTGGCCGATCTGCGGGGCACCGGCGGCGACCCGATCCGGATCGTGCAGCCCAGCACCGGCCGGATGCTCGGCAGTGTCGATGCCGGCGCCGCCCACCACACGGTGCACCCGGGGGCGGTCTACGTGCACCAGGGCGAGAGTTGGGTGGTGAACGATCTCGACCTGGACGACGGGCTGGCGCTGGTCGAGCCCACCGGCGACGAGATCTTCACCCAGGCCCGCGAGATCACCGATGTGCGGCTGCTCGACGTCCGGCGCAGCCGTCGGTGGGGTCGGGTCCAGCTGGCCACGGGCACCGTGGAGGTGACCTCGCAGGTGGTCTCGTATCTGCGACGCACCGTCGTCGATGGCCGGGTGATCGCCGAACAGCCGCTCGACCTGCCACCTCGCACCCTGCGCACCACCGCAGTCTGGTGGACCGTGCCCGCCGAACTGCTCGCCGAGCACGGCGTCGGCGCAACTCGGGTGCCGGGTGCCGCCCACGCCGCCGAGCACGCGGCCATCGGGATGCTGCCGTTGGTCGCCACCTGTGATCGCTGGGACATCGGTGGCGTCTCGACCGCCCTGCACGCCGACACCGGCGAACCCACGATCGTGGTCTACGACGGCCATCCCGGTGGTGCCGGATTCAGCGAGCGGGGTTTCTCGGCCGCCGCGACCTGGCTCACCGCCACCGTCACGGTGATCCGCGACTGCGAGTGCGAGAGCGGCTGCCCGTCGTGTGTGCAGTCGCCCAAGTGCGGCAACGGCAACGAGCCGCTGGACAAGGACGGCGCGGTGCGCCTGCTGAACGCCGTGCTGGCCGAGGCGGAGCCGGACGCCTGA
- a CDS encoding pilus assembly protein yields the protein MTAELALALPAVVLLIAVVFAAARVVTAQVECVDAARAGARVAARGEAAGAVIATATRAGPPGSRVQLVTAATTVSVGVRATVTLPLPGAPSVEVSSTASAPREPGVGGLP from the coding sequence GTGACGGCCGAGCTCGCCCTCGCTCTGCCGGCGGTCGTGCTGCTGATCGCCGTGGTCTTCGCCGCCGCCCGGGTCGTCACCGCTCAGGTGGAGTGCGTCGATGCAGCCCGCGCCGGGGCACGCGTCGCGGCCCGGGGGGAGGCAGCCGGCGCGGTGATCGCCACCGCGACCAGGGCCGGGCCTCCCGGTTCCCGGGTGCAGCTCGTCACTGCCGCGACCACGGTCTCGGTCGGGGTGAGGGCGACGGTCACGTTGCCGCTGCCCGGTGCGCCGTCCGTCGAGGTGTCGAGCACGGCGAGTGCGCCCCGCGAGCCGGGCGTGGGAGGGCTGCCGTGA
- a CDS encoding DUF4244 domain-containing protein, producing the protein MRNLTARLRRVVASVRAGIREVIGRRRGVRADAGMATAEYAIATLAACGFAVLLLTLLRGSEVRGLLLGIITRALSAA; encoded by the coding sequence ATGAGGAACCTGACCGCGCGACTGCGCCGGGTCGTGGCGAGCGTGCGAGCGGGCATCCGGGAGGTCATCGGCCGACGCCGAGGGGTGCGTGCCGACGCGGGCATGGCCACGGCGGAGTACGCGATCGCCACCCTCGCGGCCTGCGGCTTCGCCGTCCTGCTGCTGACCTTGTTGCGCGGCAGCGAGGTGCGGGGGCTGTTGTTGGGGATCATCACGCGAGCTCTGTCGGCGGCCTGA